The nucleotide sequence attcaactaatgatatgaccccgttaatcaaataacaactctttgtccatgattaagaaacataatcatctttgattaacgagctagtcaagtagaggcatactagtgacactctgttttgtctatgtattcacacatgtattatgtttcctgttaatacaattctagcatgaataataaacttttatcatgacataaggaaataaataataactttattattgcctctagggcatatttccttcagaattcCCAACTATTTTTTAATAATTGCACAACAAGTCACATGAGTTGGCATTCAACTCCTTTAGTTGCACAAGAACCATTCATTAGTTGGCATCCTCATGTGTTTACATGCATCTAATTTTATAGTTTTGGCTTCTTTTTTGCATCATGTGCAGGTTATGGGGGTGGGGGAGCTGCTGTAAATTTTCCCCCATAATTCTCAGCTGCAAAGTCACATATACTATTGTGTGGAAAGATCAAAGGAAGAAAACACCTGCAGAATAGATTTTTGTCTAGTTGGTAGTTATGCTTCACAGTACCTACAACATACTTTTcgctttattttttttccttttattgcTACATGGACATCAGTTCTCCTGCATTATGTGTGATATAAGACTATCTATGTGCTCTCTCCTATATAATTGCACAGTTTTTGCATTTTGTTGCACACAATGCTTCAAATGTTGGCTTGTCCCATGATGTAGTTGCAAAAAAATCAGTTAAAATTGCACAGGTACAAGAGCTCCCCTTTTTTATCTCTGTTTATGCTCTCTTCAACAATGGAGAAGCTATTTTTGTAAAGAGAAATTTGGTGAGGGGGAAGTCAAGGAGGGGGTCTGAACATGAGGAGAAAATGATGACCTCTTCTTTCACCCTTGTTGGTGCTACCCGGTACATTCTGACCTGTCCTCACTCTTTCCCCTTTTTTTCATGGCAAATTGTTCCAGATCTGTTGTTAGTTTACTTTGATTCATCTACCATGGCAGCTTTGGCGATGGAGATCTAGACCAAGGAAACCATTTGTTTTCTAGGAAAGAAGAAGGTGGGAACATGTAAGGGCATGGGGAAGAAAAAGTTGGTGGCCAGTGGGCATAAGAGCTTCGGGAGAGGAGGAAAGGGCACATGGTTGCCTGGGTACCGCGTTGGGCGCGTGATTTGTTGGCTTGGCGCGCATGTGTTGCTACCGGGGGAGAGATTTCCTTTTAtgggaccggggggggggggggaccgatTCTTTCCTTTCCTGGCGGCCGCTCGGGAGTGCTAGCGGGCCAACGGCCGCCCGCTAGACACGTCCTTCTTTATTAACCATTGTTCATATATTGATACAAACCTCTTTTGGTCTTACCAGTCATATGGGGTGACCAACCCATTATACATAGTTTTGCTATCTAGGATTATCTATATTTATATGAGATTTGGTGTTATGAAACATGcatattttaaattaataatagGATGAGTAAACTAAACATGCATatattttttaacacggtacatatAATTTATTTCTATTAGATTATTATATAACTGTATCATACATAGTTGCATGCTGAGGTGGCATATTTGCATGTTTAGAAAAAATAGCCCAGTGACGATCGCCTACTTAATTATATAGGATACACCATGCCAAAAGAGAACAATTTGATGCAAATATAAAGGTCAATAAAAAGTGGATGTATTTTTATTTTTGCATATTTGATATCTTCTGAGTGATTTTGATATTGTTATTTACTGGCCAAGTTGCATATCGTCCTTTTTTTGCGGGGAAAGTTGCAGAACATTAAATCTACTGATGTActcctccatttttatttactccacatattagattcgtctaaagtcaaactttatataTTTTCAACAAGTTTGTAGAAAAATATATTAACACGTGCACCACCAAATCAATGCCATTGGATACATCACTGcatatattttcacatcatataaGCTTGTTACTGTAAATGTCCacattgttttctataaacttggtcaaattttataaagtttgactttagtcaaagcTAATACGCGGAGAAAACAAAAACATAGAGAGTATATTTTTTTGACAAACATTTTAAGACCTATAGTTTGGCATGATTATTTAAAATGTACAACTACATTGTCAAGCGTTcgataaaaataataattcttgTACAATCAATCTCACTAATGTAGATGTTCTCGATGAGTGAGTGATGCTCCCAGAAAGACGAAAGTACGGGAGGACTCCATCCAGCCTCCACATCGTTCAGCTTGAAGGAGATTGACCGGAGCATCAATGGCGGCTGTTCCCGTATTAAAGAAAACCACCaccacgctcctcctcctccgcattATATAACGCAGCTACGGGAGATGCTCATGACAAATACACGTACCCAGCAATAGTTATACGCAACCACGCGGAGAGCTCCAATCCACCAGCACGTCGGCGCACCGCTCCCTGCCTCCCCGCCGCGCGCATACCCTTCGCCGAGTTTTAAGTCCAAGGTAACGCCCGCGTCGTGCCGGCTCGTGCGATGTGTCTCCCACGCCGCGCTCAATATATATATGGCAGCTCCACTCCTGTGGAGCTATCCATTTCTGTGTGTTGTGAGCTCGAGGCACCAATGTCACCGTCGCCATCGTGCAGCTGCGTGCAGTGAGAGGGGCGGCGAGACGAGCGGCGGTGGTCGAGGATGAGCAAGAACGGCGGCAAGGTGTCGAAGCTGGAGAGCCTGCGGCTGAGCCTGTcgagggcgcggggcggcggcggcgggcagtcATCGACGacggcgcggccgggcggcggcggcgggggcgggaaTGATGCAGTCAGCGCGTCCCCGCGGCGGctgtcgtcgtcttcgtcgtccACCGCGTCGCCGCCGAGCTCGTGCGTGTCGTCGGAGGGCAGCCCGGACGCGGCGGCCGGGGCGCCCATGGTCCTGGCGGGCTGCCCGCGGTGCATGATGTACGTGATGCTGTCCCGGGAGGACCCGCGGTGCCCCCGCTGCCACAGCGCCGTGCTGCTCGACTTCAACGACGACCAGCAGCAGCGCCGCCCGCGCCAGCGCCGGTGAAACCGCCGCCGACCTCAGCTCGTTCCTTCATGTCGTCTCCTAGCTTCGCCATTCCTGATCGAGTTAATTTTATTGACTTCTCGGAGAGAATTAATTAAACAGAGAATCGTTGGCTCGCGAGCCGATCAAAAGAAATTATTTCATAGACCTGTTCTTCCATGCCGCGTGCACCGTCGGTCGATGGAGTTGGGTCTAGGTAATAATTTCGTGTGGTTAGCGCGTCTTTTGCAATTTTAGTAAGtattccctccgtttttatttagtctgcatattagctttggtcaaagtcaagctttgtaaactttgactaagtttataaataaaaatattaatatatacaataacaaatcaatactattagattcattgttgaatgtactaacacattatatagatttgttatggtaaatgctTATAATTTTTtctgtaaagttggtcaaactttatgaagtttgacttcagtcaaacctaatatgcagactaaatagaaacggagggagtatctggtGGTCTGCTGAGAATTACTGCACGACAGTGCAAAGATTTAAGTAATCTTCTCTGTCATGAACATTTGAATGGAAGTAATGCTCCTGTCCCTTGTCCTGTCATATCGGCATAAATATGCTGGAACAATGTACTAGGGTGATTGGCCAAATGTATAGATGAACATTGTGCATTGAGTTGCGGTGGTTCACTGGTTTCTTTGAATGAATTGGTTCGTCATTAAAGCTTCCACAATATCTTGTTTGCAGGGTTTAAAACCCCGGTGCCTTCCTTGAGGTTTATATTATATAAACCCTACAAAATTTACCTGCAGGCTCACAAACATTGGATTTTTTTAAGCCAAGAAAGTATAATGTTTGAAGCAAACTGTCAAGAAAAGAGCATCGAATTGAGGCCATCTTACACCCATAATTAGGCTTCATGACGAAAAACCGCCACACGTTAAGAGTTAagactaagagcaactctagcagattccTAGACCCAACACCCTCCAAGAAATTATCAAAATAGAGAAAACTCACTCTAACAAACTCCCTAAAAATCCGACGTCAATTCGTTAGCATTTAGTCTCTTCGTACCAAAATAGGTGTCTCAAATTTGTACTAACTTTAGCATTAGTACAAAATCGTACTagagttaagacacttattttgggatggaggaggTAGCATTTAACAAATTTACTCTTTCCAAAGAAAATGTCAACCTTTTAGGGAGTACAAAACCTAGTGCCAAAAAACTAGCAGATCTGTTGAAATCCACCATAATATTTTCTTTCTCGAACCCCTGTCAAACTCGGGCTCCTCTAATTGCTCCACGCCTCAGTCCTGCACATGCACACGCCAATTTTCCAGCGCAAGTGGAACTCcgtgttactccctccattccacaatgtagtgcttcctctatccacgtgcttcaactttgaccataaatttaactaccaagaccaattgcggcgggagcaaaaattatatcagtgaattcgtattcgaaagaagtttttaattatataattttttcttccgccgcagttggtctcgttggttaaatttatggtcaaagttggacctcgggaagcgTGGGCGCattatattttgaaatggagggagtactacactacTACTTGCATCCCCCCTAGCCCCCCTAAGAAACACGATTAAACTACGCGTCACGTTGGCAACACCATCACCCTTCTGAGCTGTCCCCCACGTTTCGACCATGAAAACCTCCCGGCGACACCGACGGACGGTGATCGGTGAAGGACGGcgcggcgaggaggagaagaaaaatgCTGCCGGGTGGTTAGCCAGAGACCATTGTAAGGGGAGGGGAAGGGCGATCAATTCCTCCTTTAAGCCGTATGAATGCCCGAGTAATTGGAGACAGTTGTGAGCATGAGGTGGTGTCAGGCGGCAGCGCGGGCGATTAAACCCGAGCCCCCGCGCGCGCCAACCTTTCCGCTTGAATGCAATGCTCAGCCCGTCTCGGAGAAGAAGGAGCAGCGGCAGCAGCTCTGCTCTGTTGTGATCGCCATGCCATGCAGCTGCAGCAATACAATACGCAGAGTTAAGTCCGTGTTCTCTGCCTAACACTTTTGCCAACTGGAGACGTAAGTAGTGCTGGTATTGTGTGGTGTATTTAGTAGTACCAGCAGTGCTGCTTACCAAGCGTACGTACGGTGCTACCGGCACTGTCGACCGCCCCGTCCATGTGATTGTGATGGCCATCCAAGTCAGTTCAAAGCAACTAGCAAGTGAGCTAGGTGTGAGCACATCGGTTAATTCAGACCCAAAAAGAAAGTGTACTACTGACTACTGAGCATCGGTTCACTTGGCAGCTACCTGAAAATGGACAACCAAATCCTCCATCCCTCGCCCCATGATTCTTGTCGCGGTTTTAGTTCAAAtcttgtcatggttttagttcgaATCTGAACTAAAATTATGAAACGGAGGGATGTCAAGTACTAGAACCGTGTATACAGCACGGCACGGCATCCTGGTTGTCAGTGGAGTACTGGAGTGCACTGAAGAGTGACTGAATCACGGACAGCTCTTGCTTAAATTCTCCTCCTAAACTGTCTGCTACTAACCTCACGGCAATTAAAGGATTGAACAATGTATATAGTGCCCAGAGGAAAGTACTGTATTAAGGGCTCATGAATCGCGGTTGTTGCGTGGGCAGGCTTACAGATCAGTCCTGATGACCTGTTGCGACCATCTGGCCGTGTAAATTGCGCCTTAGTTAGATGCCAACAACAGAGGCAAACCTGTTGCTGGTGTCTTGCCGCGTAGTAGTACCGTTCCATGGCTGTCCATGATGATGCTTGCTTCGCTTGGGAAGCCAGCGACTACTCCCACAGCCGCGACACGCGTACGCGGAGATTGGGGCTAGCAGAGATTGTACACCCGATTTTGTTTCTTATATACTCAGGGTGTACAATTGTTGCAGAAGCAAAACATTCACTTCTCAAGCCCAAGAAAAAATTGATGCAGAAGCAAAGCTGGTGCCTGATGATCCAAAGCAGGCTGTATGCTGCGAACACATTATCCTGCAAGACGAGAAATGTCTTCACCTCATTCAAACAGGAGAAACGCTCAAACCGTGTCATCATGGACAGCAATTTCATAAGCATGGCTAAAAACTGGATGATGAAAGTAATTGCAGAAGTACCGCCATAAATATCTGGTACCAGGTTCAGAGAAACTGAAAAAAAAATAACTGCAAAAACTTCCAGTGCTCATGCTGATCAGCATCCCCGTATCAAGCCGCAAAAGTATTTGCCCCTGTTGAGAAGGGGAGAATCTTCAGAAGAAACTGGTACAGCAGTAGGTTTGTAGTTGCCCACGACAACGATCACTTCCCATCAGAGTAAAACATGCTGGGGTACACCCAGAGGCTCTGTGGGTAACGCCACATATTTCTTCCGAACACAAGGTCCCGACTGGCGGATGGATCCTTCGTAAGATCCGGCTCATTGCCCAACCATCGTACACCCCAAGGTTCAGAGTGGTGAGTGTAGTACAAGCAGTTGGTTCTCCCTCCCCACCGTTCTGGGTTGACGCAAGAAAATGGTGGGGTCCTAATGTCAGCTGCAACGAAGAGTGCCCAATTGTCCAGCTTCTTCATCTCTACCCATTTTGCAGGATTGGTAGACATTTCAAGGCGGTGGAGTGTACAGAAGCTTGATCCCCGGAGTAGGGATACCAGAGAATAGCAGACCATCAGAAGCATGTCGCGGCAGACCACTAGAAATGGTTTCGAATCCATGCTTGGGATCTTGCCGCCACACCACTCTATTGGTAGGTCTTGCAGGCCAAGCTGGGGCGCCAACTGCAAAGTGTAGATCTTCATATGATCATCCATGGCAATGAACTGACCATTTAATTCCACAATCTGCCGTACTTGcacattggaaagcttgagttcaGACCAAGAGTCACTTCCAACTGGCCAGTCAAATAGGGAGGATTTTGTACTGACAAGGAGGCGTGAGCTGGGTGATGCAAGGGGAGCAGTCAGAGTGCTACAATAGTACGGCTCAAAAACATTGTGGTTCAACTCAGGGAGACATGGAGGTGAAACTTCTGCACCACTAAATGCATCAACAACAAGGCAACGTCTGTGGCGGAAGAAGATGAGCTGACCATAGGAAGAACCAGCAAAATAAAATTTCTGCAGAATTCCTTCACGTATCTGGCAGCGATAGTTGGTGCCTGTGTTGGATGGATCAACTAAGTTAAATCTTTGTGGCTTGGCATGACCATTGCTAGGAGGTTGGATGGGGTTTTTTCGGATGAGGACAGGGGGGCATGAGAAGCACAAGGTAGATTTGGATGGGTGTGAGAAGAAAGCGGCACGCCAAGGGCGGCAGGTGGCAGCAAAGGCAAGAAGGTCAATGGAGGAGCCCAAGAGAGCAACAATTGAGTGCAGCAGGTCATCTGGGAGGTCTGCCCAGCCTTGGAGATTGGACACGGCAAGGCGTTTGGACACAGAGGTAATCAACCGCTTACTGGGGCTGTGCATGATGACAAACTCTCTGCAAGACACAACAAATTGAAGGCCATCAGATTTAAAACATGAGCAGGGGAATATATGCAAAACAGAGGCGGATAGTTTGCTACAACTACATATAAGCATATAATGTTGTTCATATCTAATCAATAACCATAAATATCCACATATACTCTTGTATACTAAGGAACTTGTTCTACACATGTGCAAACATGGATTTCATTATGAATTTTTTTACGATTACAAATCATGAAGCAACATAAAATAAAAACGACATAAAGCAGGAAGGAACCATGTTGGGCCACGGCTCGCAATTCTTTACTCAGACAGATAACATCCTCCAAAGAACCTCCTACTCATCTGTCAATTTGTCATGTCCCGAGCAATTCAATAAAACGGGCAAAGCACATACACGGAAATGCTATTATGAGCTGCCCCGCAAAACAAATGCACAAGTTCAGAACATGGGATTAGAAAGACGACGGATGCTCCTCGTTTTGCCTAGTGGTGCGCAAAAGATAAGCAGTTCTGGCTAGTGCTAATACAGTTATACTACTTGAAAGACTTATCCATACCCAATTCTCCTTTCCATTTCCACACAGTCTTGATCATCCAAATCAAAGATGGGTCTTATATGCCACCAATCCATCCCATCCCAtctaaggccttgttcggttgacAGGGAATGGAGGGGGATTAAATCCCCTACAAGTCAAAATCCCCTCCAATCCATTTCAGGAGAGGTGTAACCGAAAGGCATAAGAAATCAAACAATTCCACCCAACCTGGGGCTTTCAATCGAAGGTTGTACCATGTCTATATCGTACACCAGAACCGAGCGAAATCTAACCCTATCAATCAACGGCTAGGTCTGGATTTGGAGGCACACATACACACGGCAGATAATAAGCGggagaaaagggggggggggggggtagagcgCATGCCTTGTAGAGGTGCAGAGACCGTGGAGATCAGAAACGATGGTGCGTTGGAGCCGCCGTCGTCCCGCCGGCGCCGGGGGTGGCTGCCGAAGTCGCTGGTTCCTTCTTTTTCCCGTCCCCCTCCTGCCCGTCTTTTTTTCCCCGTCCCGCTCGTGTCCGTCAGCTTGGGAATTATTTGTGCGCCTTATGGGCTCCAATGGCCCATTACAAAGAAGAGAAGTTTTATGAGCTGGAGGAAATTGTTTTTTAAAACTGAGCTGGGCGAAAGGAGTATACGATTCACTAAACAAATGATTCACCCCTAAAAAAACTAAACAAATGATTCACCCtaaaaaaattaattaaattattattattatacgTAAATAAATATGTGCTGGGCCAAATAGAAAATTTAACTAGATAATTTTCTGGGGACATAAATATTTTAATGGGGTTTTATTTGGTAATCACTTATACCAACTCACAAAAAACGTGATTTTTGTACAAGGCAATAAGACTTAGTGCAGTTGAGCCGGTTTTCAGAAAACTGGAGCAAAAGAAAATAGAGATTGTTTTTTGAGAATTAAAAGAAAATAGAGATGCGAGAGGAAAttaaaagaggggggggggggggtacatagGGTCTGTTGGGCGAAAGAACATTACATGTTCTATTTAATTTTTGAAAGTATGGAAACTTTATAAGATTCCCTATAAATACACTTCTTTAAAGTAGAATAAGGCTACTATGATTCTTTTACCAAATCACAGAAACAAGTGGAAACAAACTATCTCATGACGCATCTTGAAAGAAGAAAACTTTGTGTAGGAATTTTGGTTCAATtgctgttttttctttttctgaaacaTAGAAGAGCAGTGAGCAACTAGCAAGTGAGCAAGCAAAATTGAGGTTCATGTGTCCCCGTGACCAACGACGCAATTCGGTGGAAGTTCTCAGCGTACGGGAAAATTTGTTGATACCACCATGAATTAACATGAACTGACTACAGAACATTGCATCCCAGAGTTGATACCACCAAGGATTGAGTTCTCTTCTCTAGCCCAAGTAAACTGATCTACATGCAAAGCTGGTGCCTGATGACACTTGTTATCCTGAGAGATGAAAGCTCAAATGCAGAGGCAATCTCTTCGCCTCGTTCAAACTGGTAAAACGCTCAAACCTAGTCGCTCCCGCACTGAAAAACAATAGCAGTCAAGTATACAAGCATGACTAAAAACAGAACGATCAAACTGATCACATAAGCTCGGGCTCGGGTATTCCTAACTGGTCCTAAGCTCATAACACCATAAAATTTATCTGCTACCAGGCTTATAAAAACTGAAGGAATAGCTGCAAAAAGTTCCTGCACTCATGCTGATGAGCATCTCATACCAAGTTGCAACAATATCTGCTCCCTGTTGAGAGGGGGAGAATTTTCACAAGAAGGTGGTAGAGCAGCAAGCTTTGGTTGCGCATGACAACGATCACTGGCGGCTATCAGAATAGATCATGCTGGGGTACACCCAGAGGTTCTGAAGATACCGCCACCGATTTCTTGCGAACCCCAAGTTGGGACGGGAGGGTCGACCCTTCACAGGATCTGGCTCGTTATCCAACTAGTGTACGCCCCATGGCTGAGAGTCATGAGTGTAGTACAAGCAGTTGCTTCTCCCTCCCCATCGTTCGGGGCGCAATGCACGAAAATAGCGGGTTCCTAACGTCAGCTGCAACGAAGAGTGCCCAATTGTCCAGCTTCTTCATCCCCACCCATTTGCGGGATTGGTTGACATGTTGAGGCGGTGGAGTGTAGAGTAGGCTGATCTGTGAAACCCGAATCTGACAGAATAGCAAACCATCAGAAGCATATCGTCGCAGACCACTAGCCATGGTTTTGAACGCGCGCCGCCGCACCGCTCTGCTGGTAGGTCCTGCAGGGCAAGCTGGGGCGCCAACTGCAAAGTGTAGAGCTTCGTATGATCATCCATGGCGATGAACTGACCATTTAATTCCACAATCTGCTCCATTCGTAGATTAGAAAGCTTTAGTTCAGACCAAGAGTCGCTTCCAACGCACCAATGAAACAAGAATGATAAGGATTGAGTGACAGTGTTGACAAGGAGCCGTGAGTTGGGTGATGCAATGGGAGCAGTCacaatgctactccctccgtcccaaaatacttgtcctagaaatggttgtatctagacttattttagttatagatgcaTCCATTTTATCTATTTctcggacaagtatttccggacagagggagtataatagtaCGACCCAAACATGTCAGCGTCCCAAGTGCCAACGACAAGAAAGCGGCCAAGACAGCAGAGGAGAGCAACAGCGGGGCGAGTGGTCATCGTTTGGCAGCTAACTCAGCAACACCAACCAATCAGGGAGAAGGGCGCGTCACCGGCCGGCCACGTCGATTGATTCAGCCTAATCGCAAGTACGTGGGACCCTCCTGGCTGAACACTACTTAAGGAGAGGAAGTGCAGGGAGAGAAGCATCCGGGCTTGGATCAGGAACACGGCAACGACACGGCTGGCTTCTTCTACTTCTCTTCTTTTGTTCTTTCCAAGTTGTAACCAAGACACAGAGCTCGACCTTCGATCTGTATCTGTAATGGAGTGAATGAGAAAGTAGATCGGACACCTAACATCGTGGTATCAGAGACCACCCTCCACCCTCTCGCTGTcgcccgaccgccgccgccgccgcctccgccgccgccctggaGACACGCCACCAACATCAGGCTCGGGCATCACTCATCGCGGGCATGGATCCCGAGCTACGCGCCAACCTCGACCGATTGGACTCCAACGCCAACGAGCGCGCCGTTGCAGCCGACGCCAAGTCCAACGAatgcgccaccgccgccgacgccaagtccaactccatcctcaaggcGCTCGATGCGCAAACAGAGTGGATCGATGCGTTGACCGCCTGGCGACCGGAGCTCGAAGCCCGCTTCGCCAAGCTCGAGATAGCCGTCGCCGCACTGCAGGCTGCGTCCTCTGCAGCCGCATCTTCCTCTGGT is from Triticum aestivum cultivar Chinese Spring chromosome 3A, IWGSC CS RefSeq v2.1, whole genome shotgun sequence and encodes:
- the LOC123058822 gene encoding protein GL2-INTERACTING REPRESSOR 1-like, producing the protein MSKNGGKVSKLESLRLSLSRARGGGGGQSSTTARPGGGGGGGNDAVSASPRRLSSSSSSTASPPSSCVSSEGSPDAAAGAPMVLAGCPRCMMYVMLSREDPRCPRCHSAVLLDFNDDQQQRRPRQRR
- the LOC123062697 gene encoding uncharacterized protein is translated as MHSPSKRLITSVSKRLAVSNLQGWADLPDDLLHSIVALLGSSIDLLAFAATCRPWRAAFFSHPSKSTLCFSCPPVLIRKNPIQPPSNGHAKPQRFNLVDPSNTGTNYRCQIREGILQKFYFAGSSYGQLIFFRHRRCLVVDAFSGAEVSPPCLPELNHNVFEPYYCSTLTAPLASPSSRLLVSTKSSLFDWPVGSDSWSELKLSNVQVRQIVELNGQFIAMDDHMKIYTLQLAPQLGLQDLPIEWCGGKIPSMDSKPFLVVCRDMLLMVCYSLVSLLRGSSFCTLHRLEMSTNPAKWVEMKKLDNWALFVAADIRTPPFSCVNPERWGGRTNCLYYTHHSEPWGVRWLGNEPDLTKDPSASRDLVFGRNMWRYPQSLWVYPSMFYSDGK